From a region of the Apteryx mantelli isolate bAptMan1 chromosome 20, bAptMan1.hap1, whole genome shotgun sequence genome:
- the LOC136993754 gene encoding olfactory receptor 6C3-like — MSFDRYVAICQPLHYAAIMKQQLCSYLVGAGWVIGFTLSSYHLVLLSKLTFCGPNKIQHFFCDNSPLFKLSCSDTNLLWKADSVFLSFVVLGSLCLILVSYVCIFHCILHMPAASGRKKAFATCSSHLTALAIAYGSCIVLYAQPTEEVSLETNTVVALLNTV, encoded by the coding sequence atgtcctttgaccgctatgttgccatctgccaacctttgcattatgctgccatcatgaagcagcagctctgctcctacctggttggtgctgggtgggtcataggcttcacactctcaagttaccacctggtcctgctctcaaagctgaccttctgtggccccaacaagatccagcattttttttgtgacaactcccccttattcaaactgtcctgctctgacaccaacctgctttggaaagcagactctgTTTTCCTatcatttgtagtgctgggttccttatgtttaatcctggtgtcctacgtgtgcatcttccactgtattctgcacatgccagcagcatctgggaggaagaaagcttttgctacatgttcttcccatctcactgccttagccatcgcatatggaagctgcattgttctctatgcacagcccacagaagaggtttccttggagaccaacacagttgtagctttgctgaacactgtc